A region from the Aeromicrobium choanae genome encodes:
- a CDS encoding coiled-coil domain-containing protein, with the protein MTESTADFRIVLRGFDPAQVQARVTELESQVESLRERPDSAPAQEERPQEPASFEHLGERMVQVLALAREEAAELRGSAEAEVQASRAAAHEEISRLREEAQVHAEATRADAEAEATRTVEDARSTAADLLDTAEREVATRRHEAETLVERQRAKAAAANADFEVAMAARRDAAEQQFNDAEAEHRSRLDEIESRVSEQRAAAEAERADAEREARRLIEDAQARANGLVHDAKSTADRIRAESEREVAAAMQRRDSINDQLANLRQMLSTLTGGPATSRDDATT; encoded by the coding sequence ATGACCGAGTCCACCGCCGACTTCCGCATCGTGCTGCGCGGTTTCGACCCCGCCCAGGTCCAGGCGCGCGTCACCGAGCTCGAGAGCCAGGTCGAGTCCCTCCGTGAGCGTCCCGACAGTGCCCCGGCGCAGGAGGAGCGCCCGCAGGAGCCTGCGTCGTTCGAGCACCTCGGGGAGCGGATGGTGCAGGTCCTGGCCCTCGCGCGCGAGGAGGCCGCCGAGCTGCGCGGCTCCGCCGAGGCCGAGGTCCAGGCCTCCCGCGCCGCCGCCCACGAGGAGATCTCCCGCCTCCGCGAGGAGGCGCAGGTGCACGCCGAGGCCACGCGGGCCGACGCCGAGGCCGAGGCGACCCGCACCGTGGAGGACGCCAGGAGCACCGCTGCCGACCTGCTCGACACCGCCGAGCGCGAGGTGGCCACCCGGCGCCACGAGGCCGAGACCCTCGTCGAGCGCCAGCGCGCGAAGGCCGCCGCGGCGAACGCCGACTTCGAAGTCGCCATGGCGGCCCGCCGCGACGCCGCGGAGCAGCAGTTCAACGACGCCGAGGCCGAGCACCGGTCCCGGCTCGACGAGATCGAGAGCCGGGTGAGCGAGCAGCGCGCCGCCGCCGAGGCAGAGCGGGCCGACGCCGAGCGCGAGGCCCGACGCCTGATCGAGGACGCCCAGGCCCGCGCGAACGGCCTCGTCCACGACGCGAAGTCCACGGCCGACCGCATCCGGGCCGAGTCGGAGCGAGAAGTTGCCGCCGCGATGCAACGACGCGACAGCATCAACGATCAGCTGGCGAACCTGCGCCAGATGCTGAGCACCCTGACCGGGGGCCCGGCGACATCGAGGGACGACGCCACGACGTGA
- a CDS encoding DivIVA domain-containing protein, translating into MSSPNSSFRTVMRGYDPAEVDAHIATLKEHAKALRQQIAEVEERLASVTEPNFSHLGARVGQILSLAEEESATLRKATAKEIEKQRTDAADAVRRLRKEADAYDVTTRREADEYAGATRREADDYAEATRTEAQAEADQVRKQALDEAAKVTEAAQAELDRITAEHQRAVADFEKDLAARRADAETQRVEAERTERERTDEAHRQAITIVEKAKAEAERVRLESEREVAEIERRRESINAQLTNVRRALANLTGEDPQGEQGSLFEASSDRP; encoded by the coding sequence ATGAGCAGCCCCAACTCCTCCTTCCGCACCGTCATGCGTGGGTACGATCCCGCCGAGGTCGACGCCCACATCGCCACGCTCAAGGAGCACGCGAAAGCGCTGCGCCAGCAGATCGCCGAGGTCGAGGAGCGGCTGGCCTCGGTGACCGAGCCCAACTTCTCCCATCTCGGCGCCCGCGTGGGCCAGATCCTGAGCCTCGCCGAGGAGGAGTCGGCCACGCTGCGCAAGGCCACCGCCAAGGAGATCGAGAAGCAGCGCACCGACGCCGCCGACGCGGTGCGCCGGCTCCGCAAGGAGGCCGACGCCTACGACGTCACCACGCGCCGCGAGGCCGACGAGTACGCCGGCGCCACCCGGCGCGAGGCCGACGACTACGCCGAGGCCACCCGCACGGAGGCGCAGGCCGAGGCCGACCAGGTGCGCAAGCAGGCCCTCGACGAGGCCGCGAAGGTCACCGAGGCCGCCCAGGCCGAGCTCGACCGGATCACGGCCGAGCACCAGCGCGCCGTCGCCGACTTCGAGAAGGACCTCGCCGCCCGCCGGGCCGACGCCGAGACCCAGCGCGTCGAGGCCGAGCGCACCGAGCGCGAGCGCACCGACGAGGCCCACCGCCAGGCGATCACCATCGTCGAGAAGGCCAAGGCCGAGGCCGAGCGCGTCCGCCTCGAGTCCGAGCGCGAGGTCGCCGAGATCGAGCGCCGTCGCGAGAGCATCAACGCGCAGCTCACCAACGTGCGTCGTGCGCTGGCCAACCTCACCGGCGAGGATCCGCAGGGTGAGCAGGGCTCGCTCTTCGAGGCCTCCTCGGACCGCCCCTGA